Within Nocardioides rotundus, the genomic segment GCGCCAGATGCAGGGCCCGCCGGGCCGGATGAAGCCGCAGGCCTCCTGCACGCTCGCGGTCGCCGACGGGATGCAGGTCAACACCCAGGTCACCTCCGAGGGCGCGAAGAAGGCGCAGGAGGGGGTGATGGAGCAGCTGCTGATCAACCACCCGCTGGACTGCCCCGTCTGCGACAAGGGCGGCGAGTGCCCCCTGCAGAACCAGGCGATGTCCAACGGCCGCGGCGAGTCCCGCTTCGCCGAGGACGGCGGCATCAAGCGCACCTTCCCCAAGCCGATCAGCATCTCCCCGATCGTGCTGCTGGACCGGGAGCGGTGCGTGCTGTGCGCCCGCTGCACCCGCTTCTCCGAGCAGGTCGCCGGCGACCCGTTCATCGCGCTGCTCGAGCGTGGCGCGCTGCAGCAGGTCGGCATCTACGAGCGCGAGCCGTTCGAGTCCTACTTCTCCGGCAACACCATCCAGATCTGCCCGGTCGGCGCGCTGACCAGCGCCGACTACCGCTTCCGCTCCCGGCCTTTCGACCTGGTCTCCACGCCGTCGGTGGCCGAGCACGACGCCTGCGGCTCCGCGATCCGGGTCGACCACCGGCGCGGCAAGGTGATGCGCCGCCTCTCCGGCAACGACCCGGCGGTCAACGAGGAGTGGATCACCGACAAGGACCGCTTCGCCTTCACCTACGCCCGCGGCGAGGACCGCCTGCGCTATCCCCAGGTGCGTGACGAGGACGGCTCGCTGCGTCCTGCGTCGTGGCCCGAGGCGTTCACCGTCGCGGCCCGCGGACTGGCCGCGGCCGGCCCGACCGGCGTGCTCACCGGAGGCCGGCTGACCGCCGAGGACGCCTACGCCTACGCGAAGTTCGCCCGGGTCGCGCTGGACACCAACGACATCGACTTCCGCGCCCGCCCGCACACCACGGAGGAGGCCGAGTTCCTCGCCTCCCTCGTCGCCCTGGACACCTCGGTGTCCTACGACGACCTGGAGCGGGCGTCCGCGGTCGCGATCCTCGGGCTGGAGCCGGAGGACGAGGCCGGTGCGATCTTCCTGCGGCTGCGCAAGGCGTTCCGCAAGAAGGGCACCCGGATCGTCGCGGTCGCGCCGTACGCCACCAAGGGCCTGACCAAGATGGGCGGCCGGCTGGTGCCGGCCGCGCCCGGCGACGAGCCGTCCGCGATCCACGACCTCAAGGACGACGGCGAGCTGGCGCTCGACGGCGGCGGGGTGATCCTCGTCGGCGAGCGTCTGGCGCTGGTGCCCGGCGGCCTCGCCGCGGCGGTCGGGCTGGCCCGCACCACCGGGGCGCGCCTAGCCTGGGTGCCGCGCCGTGCCGGCGACCGCGGCGCGGTCGAGGCGGGGTGCCTGCCCGGCCTGCTTCCCGGTGGCCGGCCCACGACCGACGCCGCAGCACGGGTCGACGTCGCGACGGCCTGGGGCCGTCCGTCGGTCCCCGAGGCGCCCGGACGCGACGGCGACGGCATCGTCGACGGGCTGCTCTCCGGCGCCCTGCACGGCCTGGTGATCGGCGGCGTCGAGATCGACGACACGGCCGACCCGGCCGCCACCCGCGCCGCGATCGAGGCGGCCGACTTCGTGGTGGCCCTGGACCTGCGCGAGACCGAGGTGACCCGCGCCGCCGACGTGGTGTTCCCGGTCGCCCCGGTGACCGACAAGGCCGGCACGTTCGTCAACTGGGAGGGTCGTCCGCGGCCCTTCGAGGCGGTCTTCACCGTGCCGGGGAGCCTGCCCGACCTGCGGGTGCTCTCCGGGGTCGCCGAGGAGATGGGCCGCCCGCTGGGCTTCCGCACCGTGGAGGAGGTGCGCCGCGAGATGGACCAGCTCGGTCCTTGGGACGGCGCCCGCCCCGCCTTCGAGGGCACGCCCGCGCCCGCGGCCGTCGCCGACGAGGGCGGCTTCGCCCTCGTCACCTGGAAGCAGATGCTCGACCAGGGCCGGATGCAGGACGGCCAGGCCGAGCTGCGCGCCAGCGAGCGCCTGCCGGTCGCCCGCATCAGCCCGTCGGCGTACGCCGCGCTGGGCTCGCCCGAGCGGGTCACGGTCGAGGGCGACCGCGGCCGGGCCACGCTGCCCGTCGTGGTCACCGAGATGCCCGACGGCGTCGTGTGGGTGCCGCAGAACTCGTTCGGCTCCGGCGTGCTCGCCGGGCTGGCCTCGCCCGGGAGCCGGGTCGCCGTGAAGGGAGCGGAGCTGTGATCTCGACAGGCTCGATCACCGGGATGGGTGACTCGATCACCGGACTGATGCTGCCGCTGGCCGCCGCCGACGGCGGGGAGCGGCTGGCGGACTTCGGGCAGGACCCGTGGTGGGTGGTGCTGGTCAAGGCGCTGCTGATCTTCGTGATCCTGGTGCTGGCCACGCTGTTCAACATCTGGTTCCTCCGGCGCGTGATGGGCCGGATGCAGCACCGGATCGGCCCGAACGTGAACGGCCCGGCCGGCCTGCTGCAGACGCTGGCCGACGGCGTGAAGCTGGCGCTGAAGGAGGACCTCAACGTCAAGGCGGCCGACAAGGTCGTCTTCTTCCTCGCGCCGGTGCTGATGGTGATCCCCGCGTTCGTGACGTGGTCGGTGATCCCGTTCGGCCCGGTGGTGAACTTCTTCGGCGTCCAGACGCCGCTGCAGCTGACCGACATGCCGGTGGGCGTGCTGTTCGTGCTCGCCATCGCCTCGATCAGCGTCTACGGCCTGGTGCTCGGCGGCTGGTCCTCGGGGTCGACGTACTCCCTGCTCGGCGGCATCCGCTCCAGTGCCCAGATGATCTCCTACGAGGTCCCGATGGGGCTCTCGCTGGTGGCGGTGTTCCTCTACGCCGGGTCGATGTCGACCTCGGAGATCGTCGCGGCGCAGAGCGACCTGTGGTTCGCCATCGCC encodes:
- a CDS encoding NADH-quinone oxidoreductase subunit G, whose product is MTTTPEKKADQAPQRDDQVTLTIDGVSVTVPKGTLVIRAAEQVGIQIPRFCDHPLLEPVGACRQCLVEVAMPGPDGSLRQMQGPPGRMKPQASCTLAVADGMQVNTQVTSEGAKKAQEGVMEQLLINHPLDCPVCDKGGECPLQNQAMSNGRGESRFAEDGGIKRTFPKPISISPIVLLDRERCVLCARCTRFSEQVAGDPFIALLERGALQQVGIYEREPFESYFSGNTIQICPVGALTSADYRFRSRPFDLVSTPSVAEHDACGSAIRVDHRRGKVMRRLSGNDPAVNEEWITDKDRFAFTYARGEDRLRYPQVRDEDGSLRPASWPEAFTVAARGLAAAGPTGVLTGGRLTAEDAYAYAKFARVALDTNDIDFRARPHTTEEAEFLASLVALDTSVSYDDLERASAVAILGLEPEDEAGAIFLRLRKAFRKKGTRIVAVAPYATKGLTKMGGRLVPAAPGDEPSAIHDLKDDGELALDGGGVILVGERLALVPGGLAAAVGLARTTGARLAWVPRRAGDRGAVEAGCLPGLLPGGRPTTDAAARVDVATAWGRPSVPEAPGRDGDGIVDGLLSGALHGLVIGGVEIDDTADPAATRAAIEAADFVVALDLRETEVTRAADVVFPVAPVTDKAGTFVNWEGRPRPFEAVFTVPGSLPDLRVLSGVAEEMGRPLGFRTVEEVRREMDQLGPWDGARPAFEGTPAPAAVADEGGFALVTWKQMLDQGRMQDGQAELRASERLPVARISPSAYAALGSPERVTVEGDRGRATLPVVVTEMPDGVVWVPQNSFGSGVLAGLASPGSRVAVKGAEL